One segment of Mustelus asterias unplaced genomic scaffold, sMusAst1.hap1.1 HAP1_SCAFFOLD_106, whole genome shotgun sequence DNA contains the following:
- the LOC144484403 gene encoding uncharacterized protein LOC144484403 has translation MSVQAVQCSSCGMCEVRDTISVPAEYTCRKCTQFQLLEDHVRDLELELDELRIIREAETVIDKSYREVHTPRNEDTWVTVRKGKKQTVQRSPVAVPLYNKYTVLDTVGEGDLPGVSHGVQISGTESVPVAQKGKGGRSRALVIGNCIVRGTDRRFCESERDSRLVCCLPGTRVFDVSDRVFKILKGEGDQPQVVVHTGTNDIGRKRDGDIRQKFRELGWKLRARTNRVVISGLLPVPRASEERNREREQLNTWLQEWCRREGFRYLDNWRSFWGRWDLYKRDGLHLDQKGTNILGGKFANALREGLN, from the coding sequence atgtcagtgcaggcagtgcaatgttcctcctgtgggatgtgtgaggtgagggacaccattagtgtcccagctgagtacacctgcaggaagtgcacccaattccagctccttgaagaccatgttagggatctggagttggaactggatgaactcaggatcattcgggaggcagagacagttatagataaaagctacagggaggttcatactcctaggaatgaggatacttgggtgactgttagaaagGGTAAGAAGCAgacagtgcagcgatcccctgtggccgttcctctgtataacaagtataccgttttggatactgttggggagggcgacttaccaggggtaagccatggggtacagatctctggcacagagtctgtccctgttgctcagaagggaaagggggggaggagtagagcattagtcattgggaactgcatagttagggggacagatcggAGATTctgtgagagcgagagggactcgcggctggtgtgttgcctcccaggtaccAGGGTctttgatgtctcggatcgtgttttcaagatccttaagggggaaggggaccagccccaagttgtggtccacacaggcaccaatgacataggtaggaaaagagatggggatataaggcagaaattcagggagttagggtggaagcttagagcgagaacaaatagagttgttatctctggtttgttacccgtgccacgtgctagtgaggagaggaatagggagagagagcagttgaacacgtggctacaggaatggtgcaggagggaaggatttagatacctggataattggcgctcattctggggtaggtgggacctctacaaacgggatggtcttcacctggaccagaagGGTactaatatcctgggggggaaatttgctaatgctcttcgggagggtttaaactaa